The Solanum pennellii chromosome 11, SPENNV200 sequence CAAACATCACTTCTCTGGGCTCTAATATAGAGGTATATTTACCTTTGTCTAACACGAAAACAGTTCCAGTTACTTGTGAAGAATTTTTCAGTTGCTTCTTCTAAAATAGTAATGCAGTTTGACCTATGGTTCAACAAGTTAAGAATTTGTTGTGGCGTGTATTGTATTGTAAGACTGCCAGTCTACCAGATCATAATTTGTTGATGCTAGCATATCTGAGTTTCACGGTGTATTCAAACATATTGCCACCCAAATGATCCTAAAAACAATTGTCTAAGCATGCCATACTACTAATGGCTTTAGAAGCCGGGACTCAGCGGTAGTATAACAAACATCCTTGAACCATCCCGTCTCTTTTTCAGTTTGCCTTTTTCACCTTCTTTGTTATTTCAGATATTTCACTTAAAAACAACACCATAGTAAAAGAGAAGAATGAATTGTAGCAGATAGCATTACTTTTGTAAGGAGAGCTTCACATTATAAGCTACAatatcttttcttctttcaGGTCAGTGTTTATAAAACTGATTCACAGTGTGCTGCATTTCTCGCCAATACTGCTACGCAATCTGATGCGGCTGTGATCTTCAATGGAAATTCATATCATTTACCTCCATGGTCCGTCAGCATTTTACCTGACTGCAAGAATGTTGCTTTTAGTACTGCAAAGGTTTGGCTCATAATCTTGTCTAGTTTGAATCATAGATATGTGCTTGTTGCAGCTCAATCTGATGGTTTTACATTTCTCCATGACAGATTAATTCTGCATCAACCATCTCAACATTTGTTACTCGGTCTTCGGAAGCTGATGCATCTGGTGGATCCCTATCAGGTTGGACTTCGGTGAATGAGCCTGTAGGCATCTCAAATGAAAATGCattcacaagaatggggttgtTGGAACAGATAAATACTACAGCTGATAAAAGCGATTATCTCTGGTACTCCCTGAGGTAAAAACAGAAAAACATTACATCTGATTGCATCAGCTCCACTTTTATGGTTTCTAATCAGCAGCATTTTATGAGAATAAGTACGGTTCTCTGATTGCATGCATGATCGTTATCTGCTCTGAAGTTCACTTTTCTTACATCAATTCTAATTTTTCTAGTgtcaatataaaaaatgatgAGCCTTTCCTTCAAGATGGATCTGCAACGGTACTTCATGTGAAAACACTTGGCCATGTTCTTCATGCTTACATTAATGGAAAGCTATCAGGTAACGGAAATGAATGATGCTTGATGACTACCTACTAGTTACCCGAAACAATGAGAAGATACTGTCTTGAGCTATTTAAGTTTACTGCAATGATTTATAGTAAGATTATTCAAGATGTCAAAGCAAAAAAAGTAGCCGAAGCATATCAAGTGGTGATATTGTATTTAGCATTTCTCTTGGTTGACGAAAGCATCAGATAATCATCCTTGTTGGAACTATACATAGTTGTTCTTACAATGCTTAACATTTTGCGTAAACTTTGTGATTGTTTGTAGGAAGTGGAAAAGGCAACAGTGGACATTCTAACTTTACAATTGAAGTTCCAGTCACACTTGTGCCTGGAGAAAACAAAATTGACCTGTTGAGTGCGACTGTGGGACTTCAGGTTTGAATTTTGTTTAATCCCATCATTTCATATCGAAGATTTGTTATCTGCCATATATTCTTTTGGTCCTTCATTATTAATTTGTACTATCTATGGAGAACTTCACATTTTTATAACTTCCATTTTAGAAGCATGATCTAATGCATACCTGATATTGACTCCAGAACTACGGAGCATTCTTTGATCTCAAGGGAGCAGGGATTACGGGTCCAGTGCAATTGAAAGGTTTCAAAAATGGCTCTACTACTGATCTTTCATCAAAGCAGTGGACATATCAGGTTAAGTTAATAGGTCCATAGGATTTCATTCCATTTTCGATCATTCATTTCCTTCTATATTTTCGAAATCTCTGGTAGCATAAGGTCTTTATTCTGGAGGATAATCACATTGATGTTGCCTGTCATGTGTACTTTGTTGGTCAGGTTGGATTGAAAGGAGAAGATTTGGGCTTATCTAATGGAGGTTCTACACTTTGGAAGTCACAAACTGCATTGCCCACAAACCAACCATTAATATGGTATAAGGTAATATTCGTCTCAGATATGTGCAATTTAAGGATAAATGTGAACATTTTGACATTTGCTCTTTTGATATgctcttccttgagttgagGGTCTACCGGAAGCAGCGTCTCTACCTCCCAAGGTAGGGGCAACATCTACGTAAactctaccctccccagaccccacttgtgagTTTTAcgctgggtatgttgttgttgcacATCAGTTATGTAACCTTGTTTGAAGATTTTATTTGATGGAATAAATAGGCTACAAATGTTCCAGACAGATTTGCTAATAGAATCAGAATGGATTTGCCAAAGTTCCTAATGTTTACAAGTTATAATAGGCTAATGTTGATGAACTCATATCAAAAGAACACACCGTGGAGCAATATTATCAAAATGCTTGTTTCATCTGCTCGTATATTTTACTTGAAAGTAGGTTGACAATAAAAGAACTAGGGATTCTTTTCATGACAGTTGGTCTGGTATGTTAGCAATATGCCTCTTATAATGGACTGATATATCTTATTCTTTGTATGTTCATGTACTTGTAACCTATATCTATCCTAAGGTAACAAATGTCCAAATCTTTTGATCAGTCATAACTGAGCTAGAAGTTTTGTCCATTTAGGCAAGTTTTGATGCTCCTGCTGGTGATACCCCTCTTTCGATGGATTTTACTGGAATGGGGAAGGGTGAGGCATGGGTGAACGGGCAAAGCATTGGTCGATTTTGGCCTGCCTATATTGCACCGAATGACGGTTGTACTGACCCCTGCAATTATAGAGGAGGATACAATGCTGAAAAATGTCTCAAAAATTGTGGAAAACCATCCCAGATGCTGTAAGTATTAAGGACATCTCAagtatttaaaagttttcagAGAGTATCTGGTGAAATGTTTTGGTATGTCAATGCTAGTTAAGAAATCTTGAATGTAACATTTGTATATAAACTTTGTAGATACCATGTTCCTCGTTCATGGCTGAAATCCAGTGGAAATGTCTTGGTGTTGTTTGAGGAAATGGGCGGGGATCCTACGAAGCTGTCTTTTGCAACAAGAGAGATACAAAATGTATGCTCAAGAATATCTGATGCTCATCCACTTCCTATTGATATGTGGGCTTCGGAAGACGATGCACGAAAAAAGTCAGGGCCAACTCTATCTCTTGAGTGCCCTCATCCTAATCAAGTCATCTCATCAATCAAATTTGCAAGCTTTGGCACTCCTCAAGGAACATGCGGGAGCTTTATCCATGGTCGATGCAGTAGCAGCAATGCTCTTTCAATTGTAAAGAAGGTTAGATCCATTTTATTTGATCTTAAGTATCCtagtttttttagtttcatgCCTGTATTATCAGGTGTGTGAGTTTTAAACTAACTATCACCAAATATTTATCGAAACACACCTCAACTATTAGTTGTTCCCTTTTCCTACCTGAACGGTGGTGATAGTCCAGGTAGGAAAAGGGGACAACTGATAGTTGAAGTGTGTTTTGAGAAATAGTTGATGATCATTCAAGTAGGAAAAGTGAACATCTAATAGTCCGAGTAGGAAACTCAAAATAACTGGGATACTTTAAGTGTGTTTTTGACCTGTCACTCTATAAAAGAATTCAACCATCTTTGCAGGCTTGCATTGGATCAAAAAGCTGTAGTCTTGGAGTTTCAATAAATGTATTTGGTGATCCATGTAAAGGAGTCGCAAAAAGTTTAGCTGTAGAAGCTTCTTGTACATGATGCCTCACGGAGCTAATGAACCGAGAAGGCACGTTCCTTAAGTGTAAAAGTAGTATAAGGTCAGATAAACTATTACTAAGTTACAGTTTCAGAAAGATAGTGCTTAGCTACATATACATCATGGAGAGGAAGAACACTTTGGCTTCCCTCACCGATTTGatgaaattataataaaagaaaattagctTCAATACTTTTGCTTTGCTCTCCAACTTGATGAGATTATAGTTTAGAAAAAAGTTGCCTCATGGATGTTTCCATCAAGCAGAGTATAAGACACATTTATAGATTGATATATCACAGAAAACTCGAAAATTTCTGCGTAATTTTCGCATCCTTTATTCACATATTTAGTAACACATCCAAATACAATCAGATAAATAGCAATACTTTAGTCAATACACAATAAACTTATTGGTTAATATCTTTATCAAGATTATCAAGCTGAGGCCACACTTGAGGGTCTTTGGAACCTGCAATTCTTGCAGATAGCTGAATGGAGTGATGGTGTCTGATACTTGGCTTCTCCGCCCATGATTGGCATCGGCACCCCTCTCTTGACTGGACTAACATATCCCGGCTGGTAAGTCTTGCCAAGAATTCCTTCGACGTCTTTAGATAGATTGAAAAACTTAAATTGTGTCTCTAAGTGAGCAAAAGCATCATCTGCTGGTAGCTGATAGTTGTGAaccttgttttctttttctccaaTGGGGACTACCTTCACATCTAATTGCAACAGTCCAGAAACTGTGACCCTCACGCTGTTAAGATCATCTGTCCTTTCAACCACGACTGATCTCTCAGCAGTGTTAACACTCCATTCTACATCTCCATCTGTTGGGACATTAACTGTCTCACCATTCCACTGTACAATAAGAGCATCAACCTTATCATCCCAATGTGACACTTCCCTTGCTCCTACGACTAATGTATGGGTGTCAAACATGATTGACAATGTTTGAACCCATGTATAGTCGCGCTTCCTTCCCTGTGGTCGTGTCCCTATTAGATGTGCATTAATGTGGAGGTTGTCATCTGAAACAATGGCAAAGTCGGTTTCCTTTGCTCCATGGAAGTAGAACATCACCCCATCACCACCCACAAATCTTGGATCGTAGCATAGAGCACCATAACCATCACACCTAGGCAGTCTCCCTGTCAAAGAAGTGAAACAACAAAACTTTGAGTTCATTTAGAGAGTCGTCAAGAAAACAGTGTCATTTGACAGTATCAAGTTTTTCCTACAGTATACTCGAGTTGTTTCATACGTTCATTTAGACAGACTTTACACTCCGTGCATTGACGGTGTAAAAATGGTGATTAACTTGCTACCACACTGTTAAAATGCATAGATAGGCTATGTTGCTCAAACACTTCAAAATGTTATAGGTGCATGTCGGAGCACTATTT is a genomic window containing:
- the LOC107004497 gene encoding beta-galactosidase 8, with the translated sequence MERRSGYCLSVIMLVFGVVFLHCLVMTSFAANVTYDHRALVVDGKRRVLISGSIHYPRSTPDMWPDLIQKSKDGGLDVIETYVFWNLHEPVRNQYDFEGRKDLINFVKLVEKAGLFVHIRIGPYVCAEWNYGGFPLWLHFIPGIEFRTDNEPFKAEMKRFTAKIVDMIKQENLYASQGGPVILSQIENEYGNGDIESRYGPRAKPYVNWAASMATSLNTGVPWVMCQQPDAPPSVINTCNGFYCDQFKQNSDKTPKMWTENWTGWFLSFGGPVPYRPVEDIAFAVARFFQRGGTFQNYYMYHGGTNFGRTSGGPFIATSYDYDAPLDEYGLINQPKWGHLKDLHKAIKLCEAAMVATEPNITSLGSNIEVSVYKTDSQCAAFLANTATQSDAAVIFNGNSYHLPPWSVSILPDCKNVAFSTAKINSASTISTFVTRSSEADASGGSLSGWTSVNEPVGISNENAFTRMGLLEQINTTADKSDYLWYSLSVNIKNDEPFLQDGSATVLHVKTLGHVLHAYINGKLSGSGKGNSGHSNFTIEVPVTLVPGENKIDLLSATVGLQNYGAFFDLKGAGITGPVQLKGFKNGSTTDLSSKQWTYQVGLKGEDLGLSNGGSTLWKSQTALPTNQPLIWYKASFDAPAGDTPLSMDFTGMGKGEAWVNGQSIGRFWPAYIAPNDGCTDPCNYRGGYNAEKCLKNCGKPSQMLYHVPRSWLKSSGNVLVLFEEMGGDPTKLSFATREIQNVCSRISDAHPLPIDMWASEDDARKKSGPTLSLECPHPNQVISSIKFASFGTPQGTCGSFIHGRCSSSNALSIVKKACIGSKSCSLGVSINVFGDPCKGVAKSLAVEASCT
- the LOC107004498 gene encoding uncharacterized protein LOC107004498, whose translation is MDKRNLCLIAALLLLSIFSQVTIADQPEGKGKEVNAVAPDPGYVVLDPLPGTGQERAFCTVQGVCYYRTLTCPTECPQRKPKQNKKQKGCYIDCSSKCEATCKWRLPRCDGYGALCYDPRFVGGDGVMFYFHGAKETDFAIVSDDNLHINAHLIGTRPQGRKRDYTWVQTLSIMFDTHTLVVGAREVSHWDDKVDALIVQWNGETVNVPTDGDVEWSVNTAERSVVVERTDDLNSVRVTVSGLLQLDVKVVPIGEKENKVHNYQLPADDAFAHLETQFKFFNLSKDVEGILGKTYQPGYVSPVKRGVPMPIMGGEAKYQTPSLHSAICKNCRFQRPSSVASA